The Arctopsyche grandis isolate Sample6627 chromosome 10, ASM5162203v2, whole genome shotgun sequence genome window below encodes:
- the LOC143917636 gene encoding cytochrome P450 4C1-like, producing the protein MEDTIYVILSIITIIAGYAIHIHIKNKRFWKLIYEFRGDDLYPIIGNAQWFTGNSVEILETITKMWERNGRSTYRIIVGNAVFTGISDPEIVELLLGSNKEIEKMDDYKFLSAWLGDGLLLSKGNKWRRQRKIITPTFHFKILEQFVNVFNDKGKIFIEKLAENKGKVFDVYPYVTLCALDIISESAMGTNMNAQNNSESEYVKAIYRISEIVHLRTYSTWKRNDWLYMLSQDYRDEQKCLKVLHETTNQVIQSRKLTLRAQAADESSKEKVNEDAFSGRKKVAFLDLLLLSKTAEGEPLSDEVIREEVDTFMFEGHDTTSSGLSFALFLLANNPAEQELAFEEQLALFGGDFKRQATYRDLQDMKYLDRVIKETQRIYPSVPFYGRKLKEDLPMPDGKIMPAGTFVTVQPYLTSRNPKYYPNPMKFDPDRFLPDNVQKNHPYLYVPFSAGPRNCIGQKFAVLEMKSTLSRVLRNFELSSAGPDFKPQLAAELILKSKNGLKMRLNDRKYPK; encoded by the exons ATGGAGGACACTATTTACGTGATTCTTTCGATAATTACCATCATCGCTGGATATgctattcatattcatataaaaaataaaaggttttgGAAATTAATCTACGAGTTCAGAGGCGACGATCTGTATCCAATAATAGGAAACGCTCAGTGGTTTACGGGAAATTCTGTCG aaatactCGAAACTATAACAAAAATGTGGGAAAGGAATGGAAGAAGCACGTATAGGATTATTGTTGGAAATGCTGTCTTCACGGGAATAAGTGATCCAGAAATTGTTGAG ttattactaggCAGTAATAaggaaatcgaaaaaatggatgATTACAAATTTTTAAGTGCATGGTTGGGTGACGGATTACTTTTATCTAAAG GCAATAAATGGAGGAgacaaagaaaaattataaCTCCAACTTTTCACTTCAAAATTTTGGAACAGTTTGTGAACGTTTTCAATGACAAAGGCAAAATTTTCATAGAAAAGCTCGCCGAGAATAAAGGAAAAGTCTTTGATGTGTATCCCTACGTTACGTTGTGCGCATTGGATATCATAAGTG AGTCTGCGATGGGAACGAACATGAACGCGCAAAACAACTCCGAATCCGAATACGTGAAGGCCATCTACag GATAAGCGAGATCGTCCATCTCAGAACATATTCGACCTGGAAACGCAACGACTGGTTGTATATGCTGTCACAAGATTATCGCGACGAGCAGAAATGTTTGAAAGTGTTACACGAAACGACCAACCAGGTGATACAGTCGAGGAAGCTGACTCTCAGAGCTCAAGCTGCCGACGAAAGTTCAAAGGAAAAAGTTAACGAGGACGCTTTTAGTGGTCGCAAGAAGGTTGCATTTCTGGATCTGCTCTTATTGAGCAAAACTGCTGAAGGTGAACCACTGTCAGATGAAGTCATCAGAGAAGAAGTCGATACGTTCATGTTCGAA GGACACGATACGACTAGTTCAGGTTTGAGTTTCGCACTGTTCCTTCTAGCGAATAATCCCGCAGAACAGGAGTTGGCTTTTGAGGAACAATTAGCACTGTTCGGTGGTGATTTCAAACGGCAAGCGACGTACAGAGATCTGCAAGATATGAAATACTTAGACAGAGTAATCAAAGAGACGCAAAGGATATATCCTTCAGTACCCTTCTATGGTCGGAAATTGAAAGAAGACTTACCAATGCCAG ATGGAAAAATAATGCCAGCTGGTACTTTCGTGACAGTGCAGCCATATTTGACGAGTAGAAATCCAAAATATTACCCAAATCCGATGAAATTCGATCCGGATCGATTCTTGCCCGATAATGTTCAAAAGAACCATCCGTATTTGTATGTACCGTTCAGTGCCGGACCTCGAAATTGCATAg GACAAAAGTTTGCAGTGCTTGAGATGAAGTCGACGCTTTCGAGAGTATTGAGAAATTTCGAACTGTCTAGTGCCGGTCCCGACTTCAAACCGCAATTAGCAGCCGAGTTGATCTTGAAATCTAAAAACGGCCTTAAAATGCGATTAAACGACCGAAAATATCCAAAGTAa